TTAATATGAGCAATTATAGTTGGGTAAATCAATACGGAAGATGATAATATTATCAAATTATACCTCTCAAATGGTTGAAAATAATCACAATTTCGTAAAACATATGCATGTGCGCATCTATAGTCTTTCTCGGAAAGCCATATTTCTTGCATTTCCCCACTTGGACGACCTACATGTGTAAATATATCTGGCACTCCAAGAACATGATATACGGGAACTTCACCTTCATGAAATCTTGTGAACCTGTCCAAATGATTATGAAAATTATTAATGCACATTTTTAAATAAAAAGTATGTACATAGACATAAAAACTGAAACCGAGGAATAATGATAGCGTTTACCTTGATTTCGTTTGTATATGGTTAGCAAAGTAGTGCTCTGAGAAGTAAGCTATCTCATCGTTGATATATGATTCAACAATCGAGCCGGCTGCAAATCTTTTGTTCTTTGCTTTCGCTTTCAGTTTTTTGAAATTCCTTTCAAAAACATACATCCACCTATATTTCACAGGTCCTCCTAGTTCAGCTTCGTAGGGGAGATGTATAGGCAAGTGCTGCATGACGTCGAAAAATGATGGTGGGAAAATCTTCTCCAAATTGCAGATGATCAAAACAATATTTCGTTTAAGCATTTGGACGTGATTTTTCTGTAAGGTTCTCGAGCAAAGGTCTCGGAAAAATACTCCAACCGCTACAATATTCAAAATGCATTTATTAGTAATATTTACTATAATTATAAAGGTTTATCATTTCAAAATAAATAAAACAATAGCTAATTAGTACCTGATAGCGCAAGATGGACGTTTTGGTCTAGGAGTTCTGAAAAGATAAACAGAAGTAGCCACTCCATAAAAACATGGCAGTCATGACTCTTCATACCAGAAAATTTGTTGTTCTCTAAATCAACACAATTAGCTAAGTCTGAAGCATATCCGTCTGGGAATTTAACTGTGTGTTTCACACATTCCAATAAACGTTTTTTTTCATCTTCGTCCAGCATGTAAGGAGGAAATGGAGCTTGACCAGCAGTATCAACATGTAAGTGTGGCCGATCACAGAATACTGCCATATCCAATCTTGAATTGATTGTGTCTTTCGATTTGCCTTTGACATTCATAAGAGTATTGATGATGTTGTCAAAAAAATTCTTCTCTATATACATCACATCAAAATTATGTCGGAGTATCAGGTCCTTCCAGTATGGTAACTCCCAAAAAATGCTTTTCTTGTGCCAGTTATGATATTTCTTATAACCAGGCTTCTTCTTTTCATGACCATTTCCACCGCAAACAGACGTTTTCGGTGGATTGACACCCGATAACTTTGAGTAAACTTGCTCACCAGTCAAAGATTTAGGTGGAAATTCAGTTACCGCGCTTTTTCCCTTCAAGAAGTTCTTTCTATTCTTCCTCAGTGGATGATCATGAGGAAGAAATTTGCGGTGACAATCAAACCAACACGTCTTTCTTCCATTATGTAGATAAAAAGCCTTTGTATCTTCCATGCAAATTGGACAAGCCAATTTACCATGGGTCGTCCATCCTTATAGCATGCCATACGCTGGAAAATCACTTATCGTCCATAGTAACACAGCTTTTAGATTAAAATTTTGATTTAAGGACACATCGTATGCTTCAACCCCAGTTGACCACAATTCTTTTAACTCCTCGATCAAAGGTTTCAGGAAGATATCAAGACTAGCTCGCGGATGATTTGGCCCAGAATTCAGAATTGTAAGAAACAAATACTCTGTATTCATGCACATATCAGGGGGTAGATTATATGGAGTCAGGATCACGGGCCACAACGAATGATTACGAGACATCCCAAACGGATTGAATCCATCAGTACATAATCCAAGATAAACGTTACGAGGTTCTTCGGCAAACTGGAGATGTATATCTTGAAAATGTTTCCATTCCGCCGCATCAGATGGATGACACATTTCCCCCTCCTTTGCTTGGTGCTCAGCATGCCATCTCATTGCCGCTGCTGTCTTCTTGCTCTGATACATTCTCTTCAGCCTGTCAGCTATAGGTAGATCCCACATACGACTATATGGTACTTTGGTTCTGCGTCTTTTTTCCCTAGGCTTCCATCTTGCTGCACCACAAAATTGGCACTCTTCCCACCTTTCATTTTCTTTCCAAAAGATCATACAATTGTTAATACAAACATCAATTGTATGATATGGGAGCCCTAAATTGCGCATCAACTTCTCGGTCTCATAGTGTGAATCGATTGCTGTGTTTCCTTCTGGTAAATAGTCTCTAAACATTTGACATACTGAATCCACACATTTTTCACTCAAATTATAATCTGCCTTGTTTTGCAAGACCCGACCAGCTAAGGATAACTGTGAGTGCCCTTCACGACAACCATCATACAAAGGATTTTGTGCTCCTTCTAACAAATCGTAGAACTTCTTCGAATGGTTGCGTTGCGGGTCTACTACATTCTGATAACTATCTTCTTGTTGATAGTTATCAAAACTCACATTATCACGAAATGCATCATTCACCATATCTACATAATTAACCTCATTACTAACTTCTTGATCACTACCACTTAAATGTGTCGGGTCAACATAACTCGTTCCTAATGCAATATCAATTTCTTCTCCATGTTTATACCAAACATAATAGTATGGCATAAATCATCTATTATATATATGTCTCCAAATTTTTGTTCCCGCGAGAAATTTATCATTCTGACAAACAGTACACGGGCAGAAAAACTTACCGCCATTACTTTGTGTTAGAGACTGACTGTTTGTGAATGTCATAAATTGTTCCACCCCTGCTATGAACTCTTCCGAAAGTTTTCCTGTCTCCTCATCGATCCTCTTGTACATCCACTCTCGAAAATTTGAATAATTATAATTTCCAGACATTATAAGACAACTTATAACGTTAGTTTTTTTTTGCTACTTTTTTTTCGTGCTTTGTACGAGTGAAGAGAAGAAAACGGTTACAGACTATATATAGAAAATATTCTGACTAATTGGCGACTAAATTCCGACTGCAGATAAAAATTAGGTACACTGCCGAAAAAATGTTTACCACGTGTTGTACCGGTTTTTTCCGACTACTTAGCGACTGATTTATGACCAGAGACTCGGTCGCAAAATAGTTGCTAAGTTTATGACTGATCAACGACTAATATTCCCCGACCACATTATAGTCGTAAATCAGTCGTAAACGTAGCGACTATTTTGCGACCGAGTCTCTGGTCATAAATCAGTCGCTAAGTTGTCGGAAACTAGCGACTGTTATGCGACTTAACAACTCCGTCCCTATTTTCCGACTGATGTACGACTAATATTTTGTCGTCGCTATTCAGTCGCATAAGAGTCGGGAATTAGTCGTGAGTTTTTGCGACTACAGTTTTAGTCGCAAAATGCAGTCGGAAAACGCAGGTTTTCTTGTAGTGCATGTCATATTTGTTTTGTGAAATTGATTGTAAAGATGACATCTGGCAAAATCACTTCTCAGATTATATAGTCTAGGGAATTTCTTGTTGAAAACTAAAATATCTTAACTTATGTAATTTCCTCTTGAAGTGATTTCCTCATTTGTCATCATTACATTCATTGTGGACATGATAAGATGCATAAATATATAGTAGAAAAATCATCAGATTCTGTTTCTCTTATTGCAATTATATTAACATAATAACTAGGTGGTAATCCGCGCCCGACACAGAGTGATGGACTAAAAAAGATTATAACTTTAAAACTATATAGATTAATTTATTGGTGTAATTTAAGCATATTTGAAGGAAATAAATCTGTAAGAGTAATCAAAGACTTATATAAATTTATTATGAGTTTAAGATAAAACAAAGCATAAACAATATAATAACCGTGTTTTGGTTATGAAAGATTAGAGAGAAAATAATATTCTCTTGCCACAATCAAATTGAATTAATCCCTAATTTTTAGCTGCCAATTTTAATTAAATTATGGAAAATAATATAATTAAAAAATCAATATATAGGAAATAATATTAATTTTGTAAATTAACCTGATTGAATAGCAACATGATTGACGTGGTGTTCCTCTTTGATTCCTTCATTTTAGAGACTTGGTGCTTAAGCTAAGGAATTAAATGTAATTTGTAAATTGATATCTTCCATTCAGTCGACAAATCTCATTGCGAGTGGGGTTCTAGCTATGATTAATACGCCTAAACAAATTGCTATTATAAAAATACAAATTGTCGTAATAGAAATAGAGTTGATTACACAAAGAGACACTTTTTGACTTTGTATTACACCCAGTGACACTTTTTACATGTGACACATTTTGTTGTGGGTCAGCAACAGATTGTAGACAATTTTGCCCTTAATGGAAATGACATTTGTGGATGGGTGATTTGTGGACGAGTAATGCGTGGTTGGGTGATTTGTGGACGGGGGATGTGTGTATGAGTGATGTTAATGTGTTTATAGTAGATAACGTGGACAAACTCTCTGTTTTGATTTCATAAAACTATACAACAATACGTGGACATGGACTCATGTTACTAAAATTACACCATAAAACGTGGACAAGGACTCTGTTATCTCCAATACAAACATTTGGCTTCTTCAGCTCAATTGATAAATTATCTGCAATTAAACTTCAATCAAAATGAGAAAGTGATGATATTGTGAGTATGAGCAGAGAGAAAAATCGAAGAAGTGTTTACCTTTTGTCGGAGAGTAATAGAACTTGCATGTCAGAGATTTCTGATCTAAGGAATTTTCGCTTTGTCATGATGTGGACGGATGTAATTTTGATTAGAGTTGAATTTAGATTCCGATATAATGAATGAAATCGAATGAATATTGTCAATGTCCACAACTAGTTTATAATTCTGTTAAGATGTTCATGTCCACAACTAATTTATAATTATGTTATCTACGTTTTGATGTCCACGTCAACATTTTGTTTACACATTCATATATATAATATATATATGAACATGGATCTTAAAAGATAAAAATTTTTATATATAGTTTATTATGACAATTATTTTTGTTTAATATATTTTATAACTTGAGATAAAAGTAAATAAATACATAAAGTAGAATAAGAAAAATAATAAAATGAAATAAGAAGAGGAGAGAGATTCTCTTTAGTTTAGGGTTATAAGAGTCTTTTTGACAAAAAAAGTGTGTCTCTAGTGATAAGTGTCTTATAGTGTAATTTGAATGTGGGAAAGTGTCTTTAGATGAAAAAAATTCATAGAAATACGCACCATATATGAAAAAAACAAAACAATAGAAAAACATGACCGGGTTTTTTTTATTTGACCTGCGATTTAAAACTGATATATATATATTTCTAAACCTTATAATGATATCTGATACACTAAAACTGAACATTTTCTACTGTCAAGTTAACAGTGATAATTGTAGTCATATAGATTCATTCCAGAGGACCAGTCTACATTTTATTCTTATGAGCTTTCAACTTAGCTAAAACTAAAAATGGAGTTTTAAATTAAGTAGTGACTTGCAAGTAAAGTAAAAGATTTTAAAAGGTTTAGATTCGATATTAAAGATAAGCCGATCTAGGTTTTCTCATTGGGTGTTAAAACTTAGCCAAACATTTATTCAAGCTCGTTGAGACATGATCTAGAACACGGATCACTCTTAGTTGAACAACCCACTGTTGTGGCACTGTTCCCTTTGCGGTACGACCTTGACGCCTAAGCTGTCGTTTGGATCAAGGGTCGATCGCAAGATATAGAGATCAAGTCCGAGGGGTTCACTGAACACTCTAGTATTTACTTTCGCTGACTAGAGATGCTAAGCTCATTCATTCGATATCAGGTAAACTACTACACGGTTAGTGAGTGATTGAGCCTAAGATCTAGCAGTAAGTGATCAGGTTAGGACTAGCATTAAGAAATAGAATGAACGAAGAAACAAAAGAGTTGCTTATTTATGTTTAGCCTCGCGATTAACACCCTAGAACCCTAGACAACCTAGCCGACTACTCAGCCAAAACACAAGTCGAACATGACATGATAACTGAATAATACTGCATGTAAATCAAAGGTAAAACAATGGAGTTCAGGATGATCTTCTCTGTCAAGAAGAGGAGCCGTCTCCTTTACAATAGCAATATCCAAGAATAAGGTCTAGGTCTCTTGCAAAAACTAGCGTCCTCAAATAAAATTGATAGGGGCCGCTTTTATATGGAGGCGCCCCTAGACTTCAAAGTCGAGAATCGTCAACTAGGGCAAATCTTTGGAGGATGTGGAAACTTCCATAATTATCGAGAACAATCGTCTGGCTGTTCCTGGTAGGATCGACCGTCAGACTGCTCCGCAGATTGTTCTTCGGGAGAAATCTCCAATTCTTGCTCCTTTCTTCATGCCTCTTCCTTTAGCTATTCAATCTTCTCCAAACCTGAAATGATTCTAAAAAGACTAGACTAACTCGATAAAACAATGAAAACAAGTTAGAAAGCATATACACAATGATGTCAAAAACACCATATATCAATTCTCCCAGACTTAAATCCTTGTTTGTCCTCGAACAAGGCAAGTATCAAGAACATGGAAAAGGTTTGAAAGTGTGGGAACTCTCCTAATCCTCAATAACCATACCTTAACCTCAAATCTCTGAACCATATAAGCAACCGACTAGGACCACACACTTTTACTAGAACTTTCGCTGATCACTGTTCAAAGATCGGCTCCATACTCTATATCTCAATCCTGAAAAGGCACACTTTCTAGACAAAACTCCCAATATTCGTTTTAAAGTGTTGTGATCCTCTTGTCACAGACATCATTCAGGATAGACGGGCTAGGTATGAACAAGCTAATTTATAGTGAGTCAAAAGAGTGTTTAGGGTTTACCAAATTTTTTTGTAGTGGATGCAGGATATCGCGCAAAATAGCAAGAGAGGATGGATCCATTGACGTCCACAACCCCTCACTCGTTTTGCTGACTTCTGGAGCTATCACTTTGACGGTTCTTCTGCTCCCTATTATTGGTGCCAACTCTCCTTGTTCTAGTTCTGACCGAGTTAACTCAAAAGGGCATATGACCGACTTAGTCCTCCTTCTCTATCGATGATCTCATATAAAATGGTAAATATACATATATCTCTCTTTTTTTTTTTAACTGGATAACTGATGAGATCATAGATGATGAAGTGACAGAAAAGGAGATAATACACGGAATGATCGGTTCCCTATGGTCATTCTCCTTTTGTTCTCGACTGACTGCTCTTCTGATTGTTCTGGAGCTGGTTGTTCCTGATTGTTCTGATTGTTCTTGCAGTGATTACGAGTAAGAGATTGCGTCGATCCTTTCCTCTCCAACCTTTTTGCACATATCTGCACATATGAAACTGAAGAATAGAATGCATGAAGGCGAAATAAAGGCTTGGGTACAAGGTGGATACTAGTTAAAAATGAACTAGCCACTCAGGATCAGCAAGATTGGTAAAAAGAGTAAGAAGTCATGAGTGTAAGTCTCGTTTCCATGATCTAATGCCAATAACAAGAGGAATTGCAGTCAAAATTAGGTTCAAGTTAGATGGAGTTAAGTCAGCCCAGTGTAACCTGATCGGTTGAAAATTTCTGGAGAGTCAGGTGAGATAAGTCAGGGATGTTCCAGGTCCAAGTGTGGGTCTTTCGTCGCTGCTAAGGTCACTGAATAAGAATGTTTGAGCACGAGGTGGTTAAAAGATCATCACAAAATAGGGTTCTAATTCCCACAAGTGTTTGGACTGACTCAATGAAACACAAAGACTGACTCAAACATAAAAAACGAAAGAGATTAGTTTCACACAATCACCTCCCCCAGACTTAGTTCACACCATCCCTGGTTGTGAAAATAAATTTGAGGTAGGCTAAAAACAAACCAAACAAGCAAATAAAAAGCAAGATAATAAATTGTTCAGATGGATAAGACAATGAGATAGGGTGAAAAGGCGGGATCAGTCTGACTCCCCGCTCTCGGAGCGACCAGCTGTCCTCCGGTTCCTCGGAAGACGCTCTGCTCCAGCAGAAGATCCGGTCGGTTTCTTGCCTGCGCGATGGGACTGCTGTGGAG
This genomic interval from Brassica oleracea var. oleracea cultivar TO1000 chromosome C2, BOL, whole genome shotgun sequence contains the following:
- the LOC106323352 gene encoding uncharacterized protein LOC106323352, encoding MAVFCDRPHLHVDTAGQAPFPPYMLDEDEKKRLLECVKHTVKFPDGYASDLANCVDLENNKFSGMKSHDCHVFMEWLLLFIFSELLDQNVHLALSAVGVFFRDLCSRTLQKNHVQMLKRNIVLIICNLEKIFPPSFFDVMQHLPIHLPYEAELGGPVKYRWMYVFERNFKKLKAKAKNKRFAAGSIVESYINDEIAYFSEHYFANHIQTKSRFTRFHEGEVPVYHVLGVPDIFTHVGRPSGEMQEIWLSEKDYRCAHAYVLRNCDYFQPFERMFEDFLTAKYADLSEKDLSAKRADEYHIWVKDYVSYWSNTHHFPKWVKDIANGPMNKARTWPIYFTRGFLFHMQKHGERRKTCNYGVSVKGESYTNASDEADYYGILTDIIQIQYEGSVDLKITLFKCKWYDPLVGRGTRRSNGGIVDVLSSRKYHKYEPFILASQADQVCYIPYPYVKKPKQSWLNVLKVNPRGIISGEYENKEPTLLQQENDDAVLMTTVEDLAVDHLVHARVQPVNLDIDVDDVEQDDEFQCEIFTPRQA